In Desulfovibrio sp. 86, the following proteins share a genomic window:
- a CDS encoding glycosyltransferase: MHIVIDGHSLGILGGIERVVCDLASAMVQRGHRVSIFISEPLPEKPIYAVDKRVRFVVYAHGGRQKHLAEFRRQILACAPDVCISPAADRRHFPWCAALWNSGIPLVVSEHSTPEDVESRIWNRPERLAVMAAADAIHMLRTSCLPSLPDTLLDKAHVIPNAVNLPLLEKSPKDHPIILSMGRLERDKQNHILLDAFAMLAPDFPQWRLEVWGGGPEQSRLKRQAHRLGLKGRAHICGLTTRPEACYASADILCQPSRHEAFPGAVIESMAAGLPVVGFAQCSGVNELVRNGTTGLLAPEMTAVSLAETLRTLMQSTTKREHMGSNGREATMPYSPQLVYDAWEKLLECTALCKGKTNLREAAFSTNEHNGLELHPELQLLRHCIARPNVLVADGNLLRQLVFSSPWLTQRLRPFYSWLKGSWS; the protein is encoded by the coding sequence ATGCATATTGTTATCGACGGACATTCGCTGGGCATTCTTGGCGGCATAGAGCGCGTGGTATGCGATCTGGCATCGGCTATGGTGCAGCGCGGGCACCGGGTTTCCATTTTTATTTCGGAACCGTTGCCGGAAAAGCCCATTTATGCCGTGGATAAACGGGTTCGATTTGTCGTTTATGCGCATGGGGGCAGGCAAAAACACCTTGCAGAGTTTCGCCGGCAAATTCTTGCCTGCGCCCCGGATGTCTGCATTTCGCCCGCTGCGGACCGCCGCCATTTTCCCTGGTGCGCGGCCCTGTGGAACAGCGGCATACCGCTTGTTGTTTCCGAGCACAGCACGCCCGAAGATGTGGAGTCGCGCATCTGGAACCGGCCGGAGCGTCTGGCGGTCATGGCTGCCGCTGATGCAATTCATATGCTTCGGACTTCCTGCCTACCGAGCTTGCCGGATACTTTACTCGACAAGGCGCATGTTATTCCCAATGCAGTTAACTTGCCCTTGTTGGAAAAATCCCCCAAAGATCACCCTATAATACTAAGCATGGGACGCCTTGAGCGTGACAAACAAAACCATATTCTTCTAGACGCCTTTGCTATGTTAGCCCCTGATTTCCCCCAATGGCGCTTGGAAGTGTGGGGGGGGGGGCCTGAGCAGAGCAGATTAAAAAGGCAAGCTCATCGGCTAGGGCTGAAAGGACGTGCCCATATTTGTGGGCTCACGACCAGGCCAGAAGCATGCTATGCATCTGCTGATATATTGTGCCAGCCATCCAGGCATGAAGCCTTCCCAGGGGCCGTAATTGAGAGCATGGCCGCTGGACTTCCAGTCGTAGGTTTTGCCCAATGCTCCGGAGTTAACGAACTAGTTCGCAATGGTACAACGGGGTTGCTGGCGCCGGAAATGACAGCTGTAAGCTTGGCTGAAACTTTGCGAACTCTTATGCAAAGCACAACCAAAAGAGAGCACATGGGAAGCAACGGGCGTGAAGCAACGATGCCTTATTCACCACAACTAGTTTACGATGCTTGGGAAAAGCTACTAGAGTGTACGGCTCTCTGTAAAGGCAAGACAAATTTGCGGGAAGCAGCTTTCAGCACCAATGAGCACAATGGGCTCGAACTGCACCCGGAGCTTCAATTGCTCCGGCACTGTATAGCGCGGCCCAATGTGCTAGTTGCAGATGGAAATTTACTGAGGCAGCTTGTTTTTTCGTCACCGTGGCTTACCCAAAGATTGCGGCCTTTTTATAGTTGGCTCAAAGGCTCATGGAGCTGA
- a CDS encoding class I SAM-dependent methyltransferase yields the protein MIRFYQTEWFGIPFNSFASLSFFSLADKVFYEKFYDAFFNKFAGYDALPEPWQAIKRQCAQAIAAHIPPVAAPKILSVGCGSGFVEHCLLQMRPNIQMHCNDSSDSPLRWIAQSLPEEQLHIGLVPECLPQGATFDVIYCNAFEYCLSNKTLVKLLSSLKSWLAPGGRLILISASILDPADSPHTVRQYVDYLHDTCCNLLAHLRGAKPQQFWGWARTRKELEDLILRCGYTMDGQQQIAQLASSWLFCTKC from the coding sequence ATGATCCGTTTTTATCAGACAGAGTGGTTCGGCATCCCGTTTAATTCTTTTGCCAGCCTTTCTTTTTTTTCTTTGGCTGACAAAGTTTTTTATGAAAAGTTTTATGATGCATTTTTTAACAAATTTGCAGGCTACGATGCCTTGCCAGAACCGTGGCAAGCCATAAAGCGGCAGTGCGCTCAGGCCATTGCCGCACATATACCGCCAGTTGCCGCGCCCAAAATTCTTTCTGTGGGCTGCGGGTCAGGCTTTGTGGAGCATTGCCTGCTGCAGATGCGTCCCAATATACAAATGCATTGCAATGACTCTTCGGACTCCCCCCTTCGGTGGATCGCGCAATCGTTGCCGGAAGAGCAGCTGCATATCGGCCTCGTGCCGGAGTGTCTGCCGCAAGGGGCAACATTTGATGTCATTTATTGTAATGCATTTGAATACTGTCTCTCAAACAAGACTCTGGTCAAACTTCTGTCTTCCCTGAAGAGCTGGCTTGCACCTGGCGGCAGGCTGATACTCATAAGCGCGTCTATTCTTGATCCCGCAGATTCCCCGCATACCGTCCGGCAATATGTGGATTACCTGCACGATACCTGCTGCAACCTGCTGGCGCATCTGCGCGGCGCAAAACCCCAGCAGTTTTGGGGGTGGGCCAGAACGCGGAAAGAGCTGGAAGACCTTATATTGCGGTGCGGCTACACTATGGACGGGCAGCAGCAGATAGCGCAGCTGGCTTCTTCATGGTTGTTCTGCACCAAGTGTTGA
- a CDS encoding glycosyltransferase family 2 protein, producing MCGLAAKGVPPVGASVRKADVEKNFKVGIKHHMGTRMDDIIPISICIPCYNNPAGVKKLLDSILSQTFGTFECIITDDSADDRTKEVVKPFLADGRFTYVHNAKALGSPENWNYCASLAKGAYIKIMHHDDWFSRPNALQQLYDCAVQSPGCGFIACGCSNCDTEGKILDAAMPDKRFLARLAADRAELFYANALRTPSTTLIRRDLFKPFDPKLVWLVDLEQYMRILEATSLAFLPVSLVNVTVSSPDQITRRCEYSLDVNLQEYVYVANILWGKSVPLRASLHMALVLARTLAANLYFLKAPIAMYALLPLSAGYWGARGVLKRALKWLTAAKQA from the coding sequence TTGTGCGGGCTTGCTGCCAAAGGGGTGCCGCCAGTTGGTGCCAGCGTCCGTAAAGCAGATGTTGAAAAAAATTTTAAAGTTGGCATAAAGCACCACATGGGTACGCGAATGGATGATATCATACCGATTTCAATATGTATTCCCTGCTATAACAATCCGGCTGGCGTCAAAAAATTACTGGATAGCATACTGAGCCAGACCTTCGGTACGTTCGAATGCATCATAACCGACGACTCTGCGGATGACCGTACCAAGGAAGTCGTAAAGCCCTTTCTGGCGGACGGGCGCTTTACGTACGTGCACAATGCGAAGGCGCTGGGCAGTCCGGAAAACTGGAATTATTGCGCAAGTCTGGCCAAAGGCGCATACATTAAAATAATGCACCATGATGACTGGTTCAGCAGGCCCAACGCCCTGCAGCAGCTCTACGACTGCGCCGTGCAGTCGCCGGGCTGCGGCTTTATCGCCTGTGGGTGCAGCAACTGCGATACGGAAGGAAAAATTCTCGACGCCGCGATGCCGGACAAGCGGTTTCTTGCGCGCCTGGCAGCAGACCGGGCGGAACTTTTTTACGCCAACGCCCTCCGCACGCCAAGCACAACCCTTATCCGCCGCGACCTCTTTAAGCCCTTTGATCCCAAGCTCGTCTGGTTGGTCGATCTGGAACAGTATATGCGGATACTGGAAGCGACCTCGCTAGCATTTCTGCCCGTTTCCCTCGTCAATGTCACTGTTTCATCTCCCGACCAGATAACACGTCGCTGTGAATACAGTCTTGATGTGAATCTGCAGGAGTATGTCTACGTAGCCAACATCCTTTGGGGCAAAAGCGTTCCGCTGCGCGCCTCGCTTCATATGGCGCTGGTTCTTGCCAGAACCCTGGCGGCCAATCTATATTTTTTAAAAGCGCCCATTGCGATGTACGCATTGCTGCCTTTGTCCGCAGGCTACTGGGGGGCTCGCGGGGTGCTCAAGCGCGCCCTGAAATGGCTCACGGCGGCAAAACAGGCATAA
- a CDS encoding glycosyltransferase family 2 protein, with amino-acid sequence MQNNNHAPSVTVLLPVYNGEQFIEEAVTSILAQSFTNFEVLVMDDGSTDGTGKILRRLAANDARIRIHQRENRGLIATLNEGLALCSSELVARMDADDYALPHRLAVQYDYMTEHPETAVCSAGMEEYETGRILAWEGYGEAVRARLLFGCCLHHPTIMARRSVLLDAGGYDAAMPSAEDYDLWVRLTAAGYSLAVLPQVLLRYRVHPHVSRTAYKWQMGETTSRIQRRQLALLGISPTPRQLDRHQFCISHCPELPGKLQEAEAWLQKIVAANEQKVMYDQDVFLRTVNEIKKDFVRSSWQRDPGQYVRRILRTIVKDGIYRLRLGEDFEKRIVGAARRFGFFSQSRKQ; translated from the coding sequence ATGCAAAACAATAATCACGCGCCGTCCGTCACTGTTCTGCTGCCGGTATATAATGGGGAGCAGTTTATTGAAGAGGCGGTAACCTCCATACTGGCGCAGTCTTTTACCAATTTTGAAGTGCTGGTCATGGATGACGGCTCCACCGACGGCACCGGCAAAATCTTGCGGCGGCTGGCTGCCAACGATGCCCGCATCCGTATCCACCAGCGCGAAAACCGAGGGCTTATCGCCACGCTGAACGAAGGGCTTGCCCTTTGTTCCTCTGAACTTGTGGCGCGGATGGATGCGGACGATTACGCCTTGCCGCACCGGCTTGCCGTGCAATACGACTACATGACGGAGCATCCGGAAACGGCTGTTTGCAGCGCCGGCATGGAGGAATACGAAACCGGGCGCATCCTTGCCTGGGAGGGATACGGCGAGGCTGTGCGCGCCCGGCTGTTGTTCGGCTGCTGCCTGCACCACCCGACGATTATGGCCCGCCGGTCCGTGTTGCTGGATGCCGGCGGCTACGATGCGGCAATGCCGAGCGCGGAGGACTACGACCTGTGGGTGCGTCTGACGGCGGCAGGGTATTCGCTTGCCGTTCTGCCGCAGGTCCTTCTGCGGTACAGGGTGCATCCGCACGTTTCCAGAACCGCGTACAAGTGGCAGATGGGCGAAACCACATCGCGCATTCAGCGGCGTCAGCTTGCCTTGCTGGGCATTTCCCCAACGCCGCGCCAGCTGGACAGGCACCAGTTCTGCATTTCGCACTGCCCGGAGCTTCCCGGAAAACTGCAGGAAGCCGAAGCGTGGCTGCAAAAGATCGTTGCGGCCAACGAGCAGAAAGTGATGTACGACCAGGACGTTTTTTTGCGGACGGTAAATGAAATAAAAAAGGATTTCGTGCGTTCCTCGTGGCAGCGCGATCCTGGTCAGTATGTGCGGCGTATCCTGCGTACGATTGTTAAAGACGGCATCTACCGGTTGCGGCTCGGGGAAGATTTTGAGAAGCGCATTGTGGGCGCGGCCCGCCGTTTTGGTTTTTTTTCCCAGAGCCGGAAACAGTGA
- a CDS encoding glycosyltransferase family 2 protein: MTPYISVVMSVRNGMPFLPEAVFSVLAQSFEDFEFIVMDNASVDGSNEWVTAQQDKRIRLVRNEEDLGLSQSLNRGFSLARGKYIARMDADDISVPERLAVQAAYMDAHPELVVCGGEVEIFNETSSSLWEVPKGRDAILSTLLFAVPLAHPAVMYRTEAWKSLELQYDRTLLLSQDFDMWRIIGLQMTKALDNMGACVLRYRMHGANLTSVMGDLACREWKEVAKRILTQFMAAAPSQAETDLHFVCAHGCAANAKELASCLAWLMELQNVNMRMGWVAADVFERELLSRWALLCRRTKFKALLLALPLLARGWASSTRRRALALLLQEIACRLRKKLLHT; encoded by the coding sequence ATGACTCCATACATCTCTGTCGTCATGTCTGTCCGTAACGGCATGCCCTTTTTGCCGGAAGCGGTATTCTCCGTTCTTGCGCAATCGTTTGAAGATTTTGAATTTATTGTCATGGATAACGCCTCTGTCGACGGGTCAAACGAATGGGTGACCGCCCAGCAGGACAAGCGGATCCGTCTCGTGCGCAATGAGGAGGATCTCGGGCTTTCGCAATCGCTCAACCGCGGGTTCAGCCTCGCCAGGGGAAAGTACATCGCCCGTATGGACGCCGACGACATCTCAGTGCCCGAACGCCTGGCGGTGCAGGCGGCCTATATGGACGCGCACCCAGAACTGGTGGTTTGCGGCGGTGAGGTGGAGATTTTTAATGAAACATCATCTTCTCTCTGGGAGGTGCCCAAAGGGCGCGACGCCATTCTGTCCACGCTGCTTTTTGCTGTGCCCCTGGCCCATCCCGCCGTCATGTACCGGACTGAAGCCTGGAAATCCCTGGAATTGCAGTATGATAGGACGTTACTGCTCAGCCAGGACTTTGACATGTGGCGGATCATCGGCCTACAGATGACCAAGGCTCTGGACAACATGGGGGCCTGCGTACTGCGCTACCGTATGCACGGGGCTAACCTTACTTCGGTTATGGGCGATCTGGCCTGCAGGGAATGGAAAGAAGTCGCAAAGCGCATTCTTACGCAATTTATGGCGGCAGCGCCCAGCCAGGCTGAGACTGACCTGCACTTTGTTTGCGCACACGGTTGCGCCGCCAACGCCAAGGAACTGGCGTCATGCCTTGCCTGGTTGATGGAGCTGCAAAACGTCAACATGCGGATGGGGTGGGTGGCTGCAGACGTTTTTGAGCGCGAACTGCTGTCCCGGTGGGCATTGCTCTGCCGCCGGACAAAATTTAAGGCGCTGCTTCTGGCGCTGCCGTTGCTTGCCCGAGGGTGGGCTTCCAGCACGCGAAGACGCGCCTTGGCGCTATTGCTGCAAGAAATTGCCTGCCGCCTGCGGAAAAAGCTGCTGCATACGTAA
- a CDS encoding DEAD/DEAH box helicase codes for MITADEQPRFAAFAAAMPPSARALTKADGKAPPSTAAASVLRAFLTDMVDALVRSAMPQTTSSKKGQGAASATSRILRASRAHPVVDSVHDAWLAALRSPDGRIDWLKKDVTDLKNTLARWKRPITVLSKSPVRLCFRLEEPANDDAPLNHALPALPAGDDSAWRVSYLLHPHDDHSLLLPIQDLWSGPKKRASVLKHLGADAREYVLSALGQASGIAPEIAASLKDAAPQGYSLDVQGAHRFLTHTSLALGQAGFGVMLPAWWTSKGAKLRPVIQARVAAPKLRSSSGLSLDAIVEFDWQASLGGAPITHKDLLALARLKVPLVQVRGQWVEVNAQEILAAADFWKKNSKNTAPARDILRMALGGEDAPHGFAFGGVQSAGWLSELLDQLEGRTACAELPPPAEFGGTLRPYQARGFSWLAFLQQWGLGACLADDMGLGKTIQTLALLQRLWSSGKKMPSLLICPTSVVNNWAREAGKFTPELPVMIHHGLDRKKGAAFRRLASSQALVISSYGLLQRDMAVLKDISWAGVILDEAQNIKNPETKQAKAARAIPAAYRIALTGTPVENNVGDLWSLMDFLNPGFLGSQQEFRKRFFIPIQTGRDPEAATRLKRLTAPFLLRRLKTDTSIISDLPDKVEMKEFCPLTKEQASLYAAVLEDLNRTLYEVDGIQRKGIILATLSRLKQVCNHPAHFLGDNSAIDGRSGKLARLTEMLEELLPVGDKALVFTQFKEMGHILKAHLQDTLGREVLFLHGGVARKARDRMIERFQGDAQAPPIFILSLKAGSTGLNLTAANHVFHYDRWWNPAVENQATDRAFRIGQHRNVLVHKFVCSGTLEEKIDAMIERKKEISDAVVGVGEAWLTELSNQELQDLFALREKSLEE; via the coding sequence GTGATTACCGCGGATGAACAGCCACGCTTCGCTGCCTTTGCCGCCGCCATGCCCCCATCGGCCAGGGCCTTGACCAAGGCTGACGGCAAAGCACCGCCTTCCACCGCCGCCGCTTCTGTTCTGCGCGCTTTTCTGACGGACATGGTTGACGCACTTGTCCGCTCCGCCATGCCGCAAACGACGTCAAGTAAAAAGGGTCAAGGCGCCGCTTCCGCCACTTCACGAATATTACGAGCATCACGGGCGCACCCCGTAGTGGATAGCGTACATGACGCATGGCTGGCCGCCCTGCGCTCGCCAGATGGGCGCATAGATTGGCTGAAGAAAGATGTAACAGATCTAAAAAATACCCTTGCTCGCTGGAAACGCCCCATAACGGTGTTATCCAAATCCCCGGTGCGACTCTGCTTCAGGCTTGAAGAACCCGCAAATGACGACGCGCCTTTGAACCATGCTCTTCCTGCCCTTCCGGCGGGGGACGATTCTGCCTGGCGGGTTTCCTATCTTCTGCATCCGCACGATGACCACAGCCTCCTGCTCCCCATACAGGACCTCTGGTCTGGTCCCAAAAAGCGTGCCTCGGTATTGAAGCACCTGGGTGCAGATGCCAGAGAGTATGTGCTCTCTGCGCTCGGCCAGGCTTCCGGCATTGCGCCGGAGATTGCGGCCAGCCTCAAGGATGCCGCCCCCCAAGGCTACAGTCTGGACGTTCAGGGCGCACACCGTTTTCTGACACATACCTCTCTTGCTCTGGGCCAGGCCGGATTCGGGGTCATGCTGCCTGCATGGTGGACCAGCAAAGGCGCGAAGCTCCGGCCAGTCATTCAGGCCAGGGTGGCAGCCCCCAAACTCCGCTCTTCAAGCGGTCTTTCCCTTGATGCCATTGTGGAATTCGACTGGCAGGCTTCTCTTGGTGGAGCGCCCATAACGCATAAAGACCTTCTGGCTCTGGCCCGGCTCAAGGTTCCTCTGGTGCAGGTGCGGGGACAGTGGGTGGAGGTCAATGCACAGGAAATTCTGGCCGCTGCAGATTTCTGGAAGAAAAACAGCAAAAATACCGCCCCGGCCCGGGATATTCTCCGCATGGCCCTTGGCGGTGAGGACGCCCCCCACGGCTTTGCCTTTGGCGGTGTGCAGAGTGCGGGCTGGCTCAGCGAGTTGCTCGACCAATTGGAGGGCCGCACGGCCTGCGCGGAGTTGCCGCCCCCGGCCGAGTTTGGCGGAACCCTGCGGCCCTATCAGGCGCGGGGCTTTTCCTGGCTCGCCTTTTTGCAGCAATGGGGCCTTGGGGCCTGCCTTGCCGATGACATGGGTCTGGGAAAAACCATCCAGACTCTGGCCCTGCTGCAAAGATTATGGTCTTCCGGCAAAAAGATGCCCAGCCTGCTCATCTGCCCCACATCGGTGGTCAACAACTGGGCCAGAGAAGCGGGAAAATTCACCCCCGAACTGCCGGTCATGATCCATCACGGGCTTGACCGCAAGAAAGGAGCAGCCTTCCGGCGGCTCGCGTCCTCGCAGGCGCTGGTCATTTCAAGCTACGGCCTTCTCCAGCGGGATATGGCGGTACTGAAAGATATTTCCTGGGCCGGCGTTATTCTGGATGAAGCGCAAAACATCAAAAACCCCGAAACAAAACAGGCCAAAGCCGCTCGGGCCATCCCGGCGGCGTACCGCATAGCCCTGACAGGAACGCCGGTGGAAAACAATGTCGGCGACCTGTGGTCTCTTATGGATTTTCTCAATCCGGGTTTTCTGGGCAGCCAGCAAGAGTTTCGCAAGCGTTTTTTCATACCCATCCAGACCGGACGCGATCCCGAGGCTGCCACAAGGCTGAAGCGCCTTACCGCGCCCTTCCTCCTGCGCCGCCTCAAGACAGACACGTCCATTATTTCCGACCTCCCCGACAAGGTGGAAATGAAGGAATTTTGCCCGCTGACCAAGGAGCAGGCATCGCTGTATGCCGCTGTGCTTGAAGACCTGAACCGTACATTATACGAGGTTGACGGCATTCAGCGCAAGGGCATTATTCTTGCGACCTTGTCCCGGCTCAAGCAGGTATGCAATCACCCCGCCCACTTCCTTGGCGACAACTCGGCCATAGACGGACGCTCCGGCAAGCTTGCCCGCCTCACTGAAATGCTGGAAGAGCTTTTGCCCGTGGGCGACAAGGCCCTGGTATTCACCCAGTTCAAAGAGATGGGCCATATACTCAAAGCGCATTTGCAGGACACCCTCGGCAGGGAGGTGCTTTTTCTGCACGGCGGCGTAGCACGAAAGGCGCGCGACCGGATGATTGAGCGCTTTCAGGGCGATGCCCAGGCCCCTCCGATTTTTATTCTTTCGCTCAAAGCTGGCTCTACGGGGCTTAACCTCACTGCGGCCAATCATGTGTTTCATTATGACAGATGGTGGAACCCGGCGGTGGAAAATCAGGCCACGGACCGCGCCTTCAGAATCGGTCAGCACCGCAATGTTCTTGTGCATAAATTTGTCTGTAGCGGCACGCTGGAAGAAAAGATTGACGCCATGATTGAACGCAAGAAAGAAATTTCCGATGCTGTGGTGGGCGTTGGCGAAGCGTGGTTGACAGAACTGTCCAACCAGGAGCTTCAGGATCTGTTCGCGTTGCGGGAAAAATCTCTGGAGGAATAA
- a CDS encoding SWIM zinc finger family protein, whose protein sequence is MAWYREYGGFPPAQAREVKGGIKSQSRRGGFGQSWWAKRWIELIESFGLGARLTRGRAYARKGQVVSIQMEKGYISAKVQGSRAKPYAVTMRVKPLEADAWATIGHALRKEALFSAALLSGQMPQQIEEIFKKAKLSLFPAKKDDFTTDCSCPDWSNPCKHIAAVYYLVAEEFDRDPFLLFKLRGIEREALLELLGTGANDAEADPDDRQEEAEPLPCDPVQFWGHCATPIELGAVMLPAVAAALPRRLGGIPFWRGNEEFMGTMVDVYGAASDVGLNCTIGCNIVGKTTQAE, encoded by the coding sequence ATGGCCTGGTATCGTGAATATGGCGGCTTTCCACCAGCGCAAGCCCGCGAGGTCAAGGGGGGCATCAAGTCCCAGAGTCGGCGCGGCGGCTTTGGGCAAAGCTGGTGGGCCAAACGCTGGATCGAGCTTATTGAAAGTTTCGGGCTGGGCGCACGGCTGACCCGTGGGCGCGCGTATGCCCGCAAAGGGCAGGTCGTGTCCATCCAAATGGAAAAAGGCTATATTTCCGCCAAAGTACAAGGCTCACGGGCCAAGCCGTATGCTGTCACCATGCGGGTCAAACCTCTGGAGGCTGACGCGTGGGCCACCATCGGCCATGCACTGCGCAAGGAGGCCCTTTTCTCCGCCGCTCTCTTGTCGGGACAGATGCCGCAACAGATTGAAGAAATTTTCAAAAAGGCCAAACTGTCGCTTTTTCCTGCAAAGAAGGATGATTTTACAACCGATTGCTCATGCCCTGACTGGTCAAACCCGTGCAAGCATATCGCAGCCGTGTACTACCTTGTGGCAGAGGAGTTTGACCGGGATCCCTTTTTGCTGTTCAAGCTTCGGGGTATTGAGCGGGAGGCCCTTCTGGAACTGCTGGGTACTGGCGCGAATGATGCCGAAGCCGACCCGGATGACAGACAGGAAGAGGCTGAACCGCTCCCCTGCGATCCTGTACAGTTTTGGGGCCACTGTGCAACGCCGATTGAACTTGGAGCGGTTATGCTTCCCGCTGTTGCCGCCGCCCTGCCCCGGCGGCTTGGCGGAATCCCTTTTTGGCGGGGAAATGAAGAATTTATGGGCACAATGGTGGACGTGTACGGGGCAGCAAGTGATGTGGGCCTCAACTGCACAATAGGCTGCAACATCGTGGGGAAAACTACACAAGCGGAGTAG
- a CDS encoding glycosyltransferase family 4 protein, with translation MKNITFCDQYGQLGGGQQVLLELVKAALENRFTVQVLIPEGPCADKLETLGVEVRRISNCALTQGKKSVLDVMRFAMYNLSVFFNNFSVLRSADLIYVNGNRLLPVAFFAQRILGKEAACHIHLNHGKLEKKLFRIFLRQRRTSAIVVPSAFIQRELVHFDTAFDSPKVRIVENGLDARFTSTAFEDRFSSRPLRHVGIVGRVSPEKGQDVLPALARRFPDMDFHVMGDAAFSSADFYATLRRDSPANVHFHGWVEDLPQKVREIGLQICLVPSRCPESTPGHSFEAAPLVPMQMAALSCLVMVRRLGALEDIAKSLQLISFDSDEELIPMIESLRVQPAGEPLALCENSHKLAVSRYSHNSFHENLKGLLRALIPV, from the coding sequence ATGAAAAATATTACTTTTTGCGATCAATACGGGCAACTGGGCGGAGGGCAACAGGTTTTGCTGGAACTTGTAAAGGCCGCGCTGGAGAACAGGTTTACAGTACAGGTGCTAATCCCTGAAGGTCCCTGCGCTGATAAGCTTGAGACTCTGGGCGTTGAAGTCCGGCGTATTTCGAACTGCGCGTTGACGCAGGGGAAGAAAAGCGTTTTGGATGTCATGCGCTTTGCCATGTACAACCTATCGGTATTCTTTAATAATTTTTCAGTCTTGCGTTCCGCTGATCTGATTTATGTCAACGGTAACCGCTTGTTGCCTGTGGCTTTTTTCGCACAAAGAATTTTGGGAAAAGAGGCAGCCTGCCATATTCATCTTAATCACGGCAAGCTGGAAAAAAAGCTATTCCGCATTTTCCTCAGGCAGCGTCGCACCAGTGCTATTGTGGTTCCGTCCGCTTTCATTCAGCGAGAATTGGTTCATTTTGACACCGCCTTTGATTCCCCCAAGGTGCGCATAGTGGAAAATGGACTGGACGCCCGGTTCACAAGTACAGCTTTTGAAGACCGCTTCTCTAGTCGTCCCTTGCGACATGTGGGCATTGTGGGCAGAGTGTCGCCCGAGAAGGGACAGGATGTTTTGCCCGCGCTAGCACGGCGATTTCCAGATATGGATTTTCATGTGATGGGCGATGCGGCTTTTTCTTCTGCGGATTTTTATGCGACCCTGAGGCGCGACAGCCCGGCCAACGTGCATTTTCACGGTTGGGTAGAGGATCTACCCCAAAAAGTGCGCGAGATTGGCCTGCAAATCTGCCTTGTGCCCTCGCGTTGCCCGGAGAGTACGCCCGGGCATAGTTTTGAGGCTGCTCCTCTCGTCCCGATGCAGATGGCCGCACTTTCGTGCCTTGTGATGGTACGCCGCTTGGGCGCGCTGGAAGATATCGCAAAAAGTCTACAGTTGATCAGTTTTGATTCGGATGAAGAGCTTATCCCTATGATTGAAAGCCTCCGGGTGCAGCCAGCAGGCGAGCCCCTTGCCCTGTGCGAAAACAGCCATAAGCTCGCGGTATCCAGATATAGTCATAACTCTTTTCATGAAAATCTGAAGGGACTTTTGCGTGCGCTTATACCAGTGTAA
- a CDS encoding glycosyltransferase, which yields MSQNAVSPMVAVIIATRNAAQGLALTLGSIAAQSCKDVIEVVVQDSESVDHTLDVARSYAAQLPLLRAASAPDDGIYDAWLKVIPSVRARWILFLGAGDTLAYPETMQTVISQLEQCPDDKYFALGQVTILSAERELLHSISNDIDKMAAVLPYYNPIYHAGVFTSSKFLKAHPFDASFKILGDYDFFCRHWGNGERAWQLHCLIAEAPLGGLSNSPKFRTCHDAEIKRIRKGYFPRQYWRSRLYQACAGLLPKGCRQLVPASVKQMLKKILKLA from the coding sequence ATGTCTCAAAATGCCGTTTCTCCTATGGTCGCCGTTATTATCGCCACCCGGAACGCCGCGCAGGGGTTGGCCCTTACGCTGGGTTCCATTGCAGCCCAGAGCTGCAAAGATGTCATTGAGGTCGTGGTACAGGACAGCGAGTCCGTAGACCATACGCTTGACGTTGCCCGCAGTTATGCGGCGCAACTTCCCCTATTGCGTGCGGCCTCGGCGCCCGACGACGGCATATACGACGCCTGGCTCAAGGTTATTCCTAGCGTGCGCGCCCGATGGATTCTTTTTTTGGGAGCGGGCGACACCCTAGCGTACCCGGAAACCATGCAGACCGTCATATCCCAGCTGGAACAGTGCCCCGATGATAAATATTTTGCATTGGGTCAGGTTACCATCCTCAGCGCGGAAAGAGAGCTGCTGCATTCTATCTCTAACGATATCGATAAGATGGCTGCTGTTCTACCATATTACAACCCCATCTACCATGCTGGCGTTTTTACCAGCAGCAAATTTCTCAAGGCGCACCCCTTTGATGCTTCTTTTAAAATTCTGGGCGATTATGATTTCTTTTGTCGGCACTGGGGCAACGGCGAAAGAGCCTGGCAGCTGCACTGCCTGATTGCCGAAGCTCCCTTGGGCGGGCTTTCCAATAGTCCCAAATTCCGGACATGCCATGATGCGGAAATCAAACGTATCCGCAAGGGGTATTTTCCCCGCCAATACTGGCGTTCGCGTCTTTACCAGGCTTGTGCGGGCTTGCTGCCAAAGGGGTGCCGCCAGTTGGTGCCAGCGTCCGTAAAGCAGATGTTGAAAAAAATTTTAAAGTTGGCATAA